Below is a genomic region from Streptomyces ferrugineus.
GGGTGCACGGGCACCAGGCAGGCGCGCTGGTTCGGGCGGTCGTTGACGGTGATCAGGCAGTCGAAGCAGACGCCGATGCCGCAGAAGACACCGCGCGGGCGGCCCTCGCCCCGGGTGGTGCGCCAGGAGGTGACCCCGGCCGACCAGAGCGCGGCGGCGACCGTCTGGCCGGGCAGTGCCTCGATCTCGCGGCCGTCCAGGGTGACCGTGAAGGCCGGGCCCGGGTGGGCGTCGGCGAGCTCCAGAGGGGTTCTCATACGGCCTCCTCGGCGAAGCGGTCGGGGCGGAACGGGGTCAGGTCCAGGTCGGGGGTCTTCGCGGTCAGTGCCTGTGCGATCAGGTGGCCGGTGCCGGTGGCGAGCCCGATGCCGGCGCCCTCGTGGCCGCAGGCGTGGTGCAGCCCTGGCACGCGGGGGTCGGGGCCGATGGCGGGCAGGTGGTCCGGCATGTAAGGGCGGAATCCCAGGTACGAGCGCATCGCGCGCACGTCCGCCAGGAACGGGAACAGCCGGGTCGCGCCCGCCGCCAGTGCCCGTACGACGGGCAGGGAGAAGGTCCGGTCGAAGCCGACGCGTTCCCGGCTGGCGCCGATCAGGATCGGGCCCGCCGCCGTGCCCTCGACGACCGGCGAGGTCTGCAGCGCGGCCGAGTCGCTGGCCACGTCGGCCACGTAGTCGGCGGCGTACACCTTGTGGCGGACCCTGCGCGGGAGGGGCTCGGTGACCAGGACGAAGCCCCGGCGCGGGAGGACGGGGAGGTGGACGCCCGCGAGGGCGGCGAGGTCGCCGCCCCAGGTGCCGGCCGCGTTGACGATCGCCGGGGCGTGGATGTCGCCCCGGTCCGTGCGCACCCCGCGCACCGCGCCGTCCGGGGTGCGCAGGAGGTCCGTCACCGTCCGGCCGGTGAGCAGGCGGGCGCCGGAGGCGCGGGCGAGGTGGGCGGCGGCCAGGGCGGGCATGACCTGGCAGTCCTGGGGGTAGTGGACGCCGCCCGGCAGGCCCGGCGCGAGATGGGGTTCGAGGGCGTACAGGGTGTCGCCCGCGACCGGTTCGGCGACGACTCCGGCGGCGCGCTGGGCGTCGGCGAACCGCTCCAGCGCCGTGAGTCCGCCCGGGGACGAGGCCACGACGACGCCGCCCTTCGCCTCGTACTCGATCGCCGCGCCGAACTCCCGCGCCAGCTCGGCCCACAGGCGCCCGGACAGCAGCGCGAGGTCGAGCTCCGGGCCGGGTTCCTTGTCGGAGACGAGGAGGTTGCCCTCGCCGGCGCCGGTCGTGCCGCCGGCCACCGGGCCGCGGTCGACGAGGGTCACGTCGAGGCCCGCCCGGGCCGCGTACAGCGCGCACGCCGCGCCCACCATCCCGGCTCCGACGACCACGACGTCGCAGGTCAGTCGCTCACTCACGTCAGTACTATGTCACACACCACTAGCGGGGGGAATGGTGCGACGTCGAGATGTCGCGGATGCCCTCGGGCAACGGAGATCGCCGGGCCGACGGGGCGCCGTCGACGACCTGAACGCCGACGGTGCCCCGTTCAGTCCTCGGTGGCCGGCACCACGCGCAGATGGGCCGTGCCATGGCGCGGCCCGCGCGTCCGGGGCCGGTCGCGGCGCAGTTCGCGCAGCACCAGCGTCAGCCGGGTGTAGCCCATCTCCCGCAAGGTCGCGGGCGTCTCGTCGACGACCCGGCACTCGGTGGCGCCCCAGCGCGGGTCGGGGTGCAGCAGCGGGCGTACGGCGCCGTCCTGGGCGACGGCGCGCTCGCCGACCGCGCGGATCCAGTGCGGCAGGCCCTGCCGGTAGGCGGCCTCCATGATCGGGTCCTGGGCGATCTCCCGGCGGATGGCCTGCAGCCCGCGGTCATGGCCGTGCCGCTCCACGGCGGCCGCGAACTGGGCGAGCATCGGCAGGCACCAGCTCGACTCGTGCTCGCCGAGGACGGTGCTCGCGTCCGGGTGGAAGAGCACGAATCTGAGGAAGTTGTCGCCGGGCATGGCCGTCGGATGCGGGCCCACGCCGCGGAAAAGTGACGTGAAAGCGGTGTTCGTCAGAACGACGTCCCAGCGGCGGTCGAGCACGACGGACGGGAAGGGCACGGCCTCCACGAGCGCGGCGTAGTCCCGCAGATATGCCTGGGCCTCGGGGCTCTCGGGGACGGGTCGCAGTGCGGATCGCTGTCCACCTGCCTGAAATGCCATCGGGAGGTCACCCCTCTTGCCTATGCGGCCTTCACGCGGCGCCCCGATCCTGCTGCCCTCGCCGGAGCCGTGTCAACTATCGTGGCATTTCGTGCCTGTTGACGGCTGAAATTGGCCACAGTTGTGGCGAGACCTGGATGTGAGTTCGAACTACCCGGTAATCTCCGTCGAGTTCACGGGAAGGGCTTGTGAGAAGCCTGTGAGAGACGTAGGAGATCTGTCGGTGACGGATGGCTTCGAGGGTCCGGGCGCCACGCCGACGGCAGCGCTGCCGGCCGTCGTCGCCCGTGTCACCGCGCTCGCCGACCGGCTCGGCGTGCCGCACGCGGAGGTCTTCCACACCGGCCGCCTGTCCGTCGCCTGTGGCGTCCCGGAACCGGTGGTCAAGGCCCTGCTCGGCGGCCGCCCCGCGGGGGAGCCCGATGTGCAGGCCCGGTTCCTCCAGCGGCTGGACCTGCTGCGCCGCACCCGACTGAAGCCGAACGGCCGCAAGTACACCCAGCAGGAGATCGCCGACGGCGCGGGCATGTCCCGGCAGCAGGCCGGCGCCCTGATCAACGGCGACCGGCGCCCGACGATGGAGCACTGTGACGCCATCCAGCGCTTCTTCCGGGTGCACGCCGGCTTCCTCACGGCCGAGGATCCCGAGGCGCTCGCCGGCGCCCTGCAGCGCACCGAGCAGGACCTGCTCCAGAAGCTCGCGGAGCGTGAGGCGGCCCAGGCCGCCGAGGACCCGCTGGAGAAGCTCCTCCAGGACCACGGTGTGCGCGGCATCGCCTGGCGGGCCGCCCAACTGCCCACCGACCAGCATCGCGACAAGGTCGCGGAGTGGCTGGACATGCTCCTGGAGAGCGTCAAGCGACCCGAGTCGTGATCCGGGGAGAACGGGAGATCTGTGGGCATCGCCAGGGAAATGCGCCGTCTGTGCGGCGAGTTGGTCACGGAGCTGACGCTCCCCGCGCCCGCGGCGCCCGAGAAGCTGTACGGGGCGCTGTGCGACGCGATGAGCAGACGCCGCGGCCGGCCCGTCCACTTCCGTACGGCCGCCTTCCCGCCCGGCACGGCCAGCGGGCTGTGGCTCGACATGACCGACCAGGACCTCGTGGTGATCGAGGAACGCACCGCGCCGGATCACCAGTTGGTGATCCTCGGCCATGAGCTGTGGCACATGAAGGCCGGCCACTGCACCCACAGCATCGAGGGCGCCACGGTGGCGGCCCGGCTCCTGAACGACGACGCCGACCTGCGGTCCACGGTCCTGAAGGTCGCCGCCCGCAGCCGCTTCGACGAGGCCGAGGAGAAGGAGGCCGAGAGCTTCGGCCTGCTCCTGGCCAGCAAGTGCCGCACCTGGCTGGCGTACTCGTCGGTGCGGGGCCGGCGGGATCACCTGGCGGGTCGGATCGAGGCGTCCCTGGGGTATCTGGGGCCACAGGGCTGACCCGGCGGCATACCCCCGCTCGGGTGTCCGACAGCGGTGGTCGGGCCCGATTGTCAGTGGTGCGCGGCAAGCTGGTGGTGCGCCCTCATGTGCGGGGCGTGACGCGATGACGCCGACTTGGGGAGAGCCGACCGATGCCCACTGCCGTACTGACCGATCGTGAGCGCACCGCGGTCCAGGCCTATCTGCGGCTGTTGCACACCGTACGAGCCGCGTTCGACGGTCCGCCCGGGAAGGGCCGACCACCGGTGGTGCCGCCCAGCGTGCTCGCCGAGGCGGAACAGGCGCTGGCGGACGCGGGGCTGGCGGGCAACGAGGAGGAGTTCTTCCGGCTGCTGAAGGGCTGGTGCCCGGCGGAGCCTTAGTGGTCTCCCGGCGCGACGGGGGCTCAGGTGTGCGGCACGCTCACCGCTGACGCCACCAGCCCCCGCTGGACCGTCCACCGGCCCTCGAAGACGTCGATCCGGCGGCCGCCCACCCACGGGCCGGGCACCAGGAGCCGGGCTCGCAGGCCGCCGCTGTGCCGTTCACCGGGGTCGGCGAAGACGTCGATCTCGGCCTCGGTGAAGTCCAGCCACTGTCCGGTGAGGGGGAACCACGCCTTGTAGACGGACTCCTTGGCGCTGAACAGCAGCCGGTCCCAGTGGACGCCGGGGTGCTCGGCGGCCAGTCGGCGCAGCCGGTCCGTCTCGGCGGGCAGGGCGACGGCGGGCAGCACGCCCTCCGGGAGCGTCTGGTGGGGTTCGGCGTCGATGCCGAGGGAGGCCAGCTCGGCGGCGCGGACCAGCGCGGCGGCGGCGTAGTCGTCGCAGTGGGTCATGCTGCCGACCAGTCCGGCCGGCCAGCCGGGGGCGCCGCGCTCGCCGGGCACGATCGGCTGCGGCGGCACGCCGAGCTTCTCCATGGCGCGGCGCGCGCAGAGGCGTACGACGGCGAACTCCCGGCGGCGCTTGTCGACCGCCCGGGCGACGACCGCCTCCTCCTCGGGGTACAGCGACGCGGTCGCGGCCTCGTCGTCGTGGCCGTACGCCTCGACGGTGACCACCGGCTCCGGCAGCAGTTCCTCGATCAACGCGCCCCGTCCTCCCTGGGCAGAATCCGGCGCAGCCGGCCCGGCGGGTCCGGTCGCTTGCGCCACTCGCGGGGGTACCCCACGGAGACCTCCTCGAAGCGGACGCCCTGGTGCCAGGTGGTCCGCGGGATGTGGAGGTGTCCGTAGACCATGGTCTCGACCCGGAATCTGCGATGCCAGTCCGCGGTCAGGCGGGTGCCGCACCACATGGCGAACTCGGGGTACCAGAGCACGTCCATCGGGTGCCGGTCCAGCGGGTAGTGGTTGACGAGGACGGTGGGCAGGTCCTCGGGCAGGGCGGCGAGCCGGCGCTCGGTCTCGGCGACCCGGGCCTCGCACCATGCCTCGCGGGACGGGTACGGGTCGGGGTGCAGCAGGTACTCGTCGTTGCACACGATGCCGGTCCCGTGCGCGTACTCCAGTCCTTCCTCCTTGGTGGTGCAGCCGGAGGGCAGGAAGGAGTAGTCGTACAGCAGGAACAGCGGCGCCACCGCGACCGGGCCGCCGGGGCCGTCCCAGACGGGGTAGGGGTCCTCGGGCGTGGTCACGCCGAGTTCCCGGCACAGGTCGACCAGGTGTTCGTAGCGCTCGACGCCGCGCAGGGTGATCGAGTCCTTGGGGTGGGTCCACAGCTCGTGGTTGCCGGGTGCCCAGACGACCTTGCGGAAGCGGCCGGCGAGTGTCTTGAGGGCCCAGCGGATGTCGGCGACGGTCTCGGCCACGTCGCCGGCGACGAGCAGCCAGTCGTCGTCGGACCCGGGGCGCATCCGCTCGACGAGGGCGCGGTTCTCCTCGTAGCCGATGTGCAGGTCGCTGATGGCCAGCAGCTGTCCGGCACCGCCGGCCGTCGACGTCACCCCGCGCCCCTTTCGATCACCCTGAACGATCACACGAATGAAACCACGAGAACACACGGCGCATGGCCGGTACAAGGCCGGATCGCGTCGTCGCCGGGCCGGGGGAAGAGACGGTCAGGAAGGATCCGCAATTCCGTAACACGTACGTTGCACGGGTTGCCCCTTCAAACCCGTATGATCGCCCCAACACCACTGCTCTGAACGTCCCCCTCGCAAGGGGCGATTTGGTGTCCCTCCAACCACCCTGCCCGGGCACGGGCCTGCTTCGCCCTGCCCGCGAACCCCGAAAGGACGGCCCTGCATGGTCTCTCGCGTACGCGTCTGGCTCAACCGCACGTACGCGGAGAACGTGTTCTTCATGGATCAGCTGCGACGAAATCCCAGCGATCGGGCCGTAGAGATCCATGCCACGCACGGGGACGCCGACTCGCCCGTGCTGGCCGCCGCCGACACCGCCGACATGGAGCCGGAGGGCCTGTCCCCGGCCGGGTACGTGGAGTACGCCCTCGCCCAGTGCCGGCGCCGCGGCATCGATGTGTTCGTGCCCCGGCTGCACCAGTCGGCGATCGTGGCGCACCGGGCGGAGTTCGAGGCGATCGGCACGGCGCTGCTCGCGCCGCCGCCGCAGGCCGTGGCGGTGTTCCAGGACAAGGTGATCGCCTACGAGGCCGTGCAGGCGATCGGGGTGCCGGTGCCGCCGTGGTGGCGGGTGCGCAACGCCGATGAACTGGTCGCGGCGGTCGAGGAGTTGGAGGCCGCGGGACACAAGGCCTGCTTCAAGCCGGCGTCCGGTGCGGGCGGGGTGGGCTTCCGCGTCATCACACGCGCCCCCTTCTCGCTTCTGCACCTCAGCGGGTTCCCGACGCCGTATGTGCAGCTGGATCTGGTGCTGGACGCGCTGCGGCGCACCGACGAGCCGGTGGACTGGCTGGTGATGCCTCGGCTGGAGCAGCCGGAGGTGTCGGTGGACTGTCTCACCGGGCCGGACAACCGGGTGCGGCTGGCCATCGGCCGGATCAAGAACGGCCGCCGACGCGGGTTCACTCTGCAGGAGCAGTGGCTGAAGCCGGCGCGGCTGATCGCCGAGGGGTTCGGGCTGCACTACCTGTCGAACATCCAGTTCCGGATGTTCGGGGACACGCCGGTGCTGATGGATGTCAACACGCGGCCGGCGGGCGGGTTGCACCAGCTGTCGCTGTGCGGGGTCAACGTGCCGTGGCTGGCTGTGCAGTTGGCGCTCGGCGAGGACCAGGGCGAGGTGGTTCCGCCCTTCCTCGGCCAGGACTACACGGTGGTCTCGGGTCCGCGGCAGCTCAGGCCGGTGTCCATTCCGCAGCAGCGGGCCGAGGAGACGGAGCCGCTGCTGCCGGTGGTTCCGGCGCCCGCACCGGCCGAGTCGGTCGAGAGCGGGACGGCCCAGGCACTGCCGCTCTGACGCACCTCCGGCAGGACCAATCCCGGCGTCAACGCTTGACAGCGGGATTGGTCCATACCAACTTGGTCTGCGCACCTCTCATGCACCTGTGCACTCCCGAACACCCCACTTTTCCCAGGGAGATCACGTGCGCAACCCACCTCTCAGACGCCTCAGACGTCGACTTCTCGCCCTGCTCGGCTCCGCCGCTCTGGCCGTCACCGGAGCCGTCGCCCTCCCCGGTACCGCCCACGCGGCCAACGTCCTCGCCAACCCCGGCTTCGAGTCGGGCGCCCTCTCCCCCTGGTCCTGCTCCGGCAGTCTCGGCTCGGTGGTCTCCTCCCCCGTGCGCACCGGATCCAAGGCCCTCGCGGGCGCGGTCGGTTCGAGTGACATCGCCAAGTGCAGCCAGACCGTCTCCGTCCAGCCGAACACGTCGTACGCCCTCAGCGGCTGGGTGCGCGGCTCCTACGTCTACCTCG
It encodes:
- a CDS encoding toxin-antitoxin system, toxin component, whose translation is MRRLCGELVTELTLPAPAAPEKLYGALCDAMSRRRGRPVHFRTAAFPPGTASGLWLDMTDQDLVVIEERTAPDHQLVILGHELWHMKAGHCTHSIEGATVAARLLNDDADLRSTVLKVAARSRFDEAEEKEAESFGLLLASKCRTWLAYSSVRGRRDHLAGRIEASLGYLGPQG
- a CDS encoding metallophosphoesterase family protein, with translation MTSTAGGAGQLLAISDLHIGYEENRALVERMRPGSDDDWLLVAGDVAETVADIRWALKTLAGRFRKVVWAPGNHELWTHPKDSITLRGVERYEHLVDLCRELGVTTPEDPYPVWDGPGGPVAVAPLFLLYDYSFLPSGCTTKEEGLEYAHGTGIVCNDEYLLHPDPYPSREAWCEARVAETERRLAALPEDLPTVLVNHYPLDRHPMDVLWYPEFAMWCGTRLTADWHRRFRVETMVYGHLHIPRTTWHQGVRFEEVSVGYPREWRKRPDPPGRLRRILPREDGAR
- a CDS encoding NAD(P)/FAD-dependent oxidoreductase → MSERLTCDVVVVGAGMVGAACALYAARAGLDVTLVDRGPVAGGTTGAGEGNLLVSDKEPGPELDLALLSGRLWAELAREFGAAIEYEAKGGVVVASSPGGLTALERFADAQRAAGVVAEPVAGDTLYALEPHLAPGLPGGVHYPQDCQVMPALAAAHLARASGARLLTGRTVTDLLRTPDGAVRGVRTDRGDIHAPAIVNAAGTWGGDLAALAGVHLPVLPRRGFVLVTEPLPRRVRHKVYAADYVADVASDSAALQTSPVVEGTAAGPILIGASRERVGFDRTFSLPVVRALAAGATRLFPFLADVRAMRSYLGFRPYMPDHLPAIGPDPRVPGLHHACGHEGAGIGLATGTGHLIAQALTAKTPDLDLTPFRPDRFAEEAV
- a CDS encoding MmyB family transcriptional regulator — encoded protein: MAFQAGGQRSALRPVPESPEAQAYLRDYAALVEAVPFPSVVLDRRWDVVLTNTAFTSLFRGVGPHPTAMPGDNFLRFVLFHPDASTVLGEHESSWCLPMLAQFAAAVERHGHDRGLQAIRREIAQDPIMEAAYRQGLPHWIRAVGERAVAQDGAVRPLLHPDPRWGATECRVVDETPATLREMGYTRLTLVLRELRRDRPRTRGPRHGTAHLRVVPATED
- a CDS encoding helix-turn-helix domain-containing protein — protein: MTDGFEGPGATPTAALPAVVARVTALADRLGVPHAEVFHTGRLSVACGVPEPVVKALLGGRPAGEPDVQARFLQRLDLLRRTRLKPNGRKYTQQEIADGAGMSRQQAGALINGDRRPTMEHCDAIQRFFRVHAGFLTAEDPEALAGALQRTEQDLLQKLAEREAAQAAEDPLEKLLQDHGVRGIAWRAAQLPTDQHRDKVAEWLDMLLESVKRPES
- a CDS encoding 4'-phosphopantetheinyl transferase family protein, giving the protein MIEELLPEPVVTVEAYGHDDEAATASLYPEEEAVVARAVDKRRREFAVVRLCARRAMEKLGVPPQPIVPGERGAPGWPAGLVGSMTHCDDYAAAALVRAAELASLGIDAEPHQTLPEGVLPAVALPAETDRLRRLAAEHPGVHWDRLLFSAKESVYKAWFPLTGQWLDFTEAEIDVFADPGERHSGGLRARLLVPGPWVGGRRIDVFEGRWTVQRGLVASAVSVPHT
- a CDS encoding (2Fe-2S)-binding protein → MRTPLELADAHPGPAFTVTLDGREIEALPGQTVAAALWSAGVTSWRTTRGEGRPRGVFCGIGVCFDCLITVNDRPNQRACLVPVHPGDAIRTQEGTGHDD
- a CDS encoding ATP-grasp domain-containing protein, which gives rise to MVSRVRVWLNRTYAENVFFMDQLRRNPSDRAVEIHATHGDADSPVLAAADTADMEPEGLSPAGYVEYALAQCRRRGIDVFVPRLHQSAIVAHRAEFEAIGTALLAPPPQAVAVFQDKVIAYEAVQAIGVPVPPWWRVRNADELVAAVEELEAAGHKACFKPASGAGGVGFRVITRAPFSLLHLSGFPTPYVQLDLVLDALRRTDEPVDWLVMPRLEQPEVSVDCLTGPDNRVRLAIGRIKNGRRRGFTLQEQWLKPARLIAEGFGLHYLSNIQFRMFGDTPVLMDVNTRPAGGLHQLSLCGVNVPWLAVQLALGEDQGEVVPPFLGQDYTVVSGPRQLRPVSIPQQRAEETEPLLPVVPAPAPAESVESGTAQALPL